A genomic window from Populus nigra chromosome 7, ddPopNigr1.1, whole genome shotgun sequence includes:
- the LOC133699925 gene encoding ubiquitin-like modifier-activating enzyme atg7, giving the protein MAREEKSGSGCGSSSSTILQFVPFNSLADEGFWHRLSSLKLNKYGIDDSPIPITGFYAPCSHSQVSNHLRLLAESLPTDENDQSSMPAISRGNRNRCPVPGTLYNTNTLEAFHALDKKSLLKEEANKIWEDIHNGRAVEDSAVLSRFLLISFADLKKWSFHYWFAFPALVLDPPATLVESKRASEWFTSEEVKSVSVACNDWRNSSLTADVPFFFISIASNSHATVRHLKDWEACQADNQKVLFGFYDPCHEKDPGWPLRNFLALISSRWNLKSVHFLCYRESRGFMDMESSLVIEALITAPQGLNDRQLVPNAVGWEKNKNKYVSRCINLATSMDPTRLAVSAADLNLKLMRWRALPSLNLDELSSVKCLLIGAGTLGCQVARMLMAWGVRKITLLDNGRVAMSNPLRQSLYTLDDCLDGGDFKALAAAKSLKRIFPAVEAKGEVMAIPMPGHPVTNQEEKSVVDDCSRLYDLVDSHDAVFLLTDTRESRWLPTLLCASANKITITAALGFDSFLVMRHGPGPFSSAHANTSSVDMENLAQTDKGGKRLGCYFCNDVVAPTDSTANRTLDQQCTVTRPGLAPIASSLAVELFVSILHHPNGMFAEGDITNSTSSSGGSEPPLGILPHQIRGSLFHFSQMTLVGHSSNSCTACCSTVVSEYRKKGIEFLLQAINHPTYLEDLTGLTELKESANSFKLDWDDETDDFDEDDCVEI; this is encoded by the exons ATGGCTCGAGAGGAAAAGAGTGGGAGTGGATGTGGATCTTCATCTTCTACTATCCTCCAATTCGTACCCTTTAATAGCTTAGCTGACGAAGGTTTCTGGCACAGATTGTCTTCTTTGAAGCTCAACAAATATGGCATCGATGATTCTCCTATACCCATCACCg GGTTTTATGCGCCTTGCTCACATTCTCAAGTATCCAATCACCTGAGACTTCTCGCTGAATCTTTGCCGACTGATGAAAATGACCAGTCTTCAATGCCAGCAATTAGTCGCGGTAACAGGAATAGATGCCCTGTACCCGGGACTCTTTACAATACAAATACATTGGAGGCCTTCCATGCCCTGGATAAAAAGAGCTTGCTAAAGGAGGAAGCAAACAAG ATTTGGGAAGACATTCATAATGGGAGAGCAGTGGAGGACAGTGCGGTGCTTTCAAGGTTCCTTCTTATATCCTTCGCAGACCTAAAAAAATGGAGCTTTCATTACTGGTTTGCTTTCCCTGCCTTGGTGCTTGATCCTCCTGCGACATTGGTTGAATCAAAGCGTGCTTCAGAATGGTTCACCTCAGAAGAG GTAAAATCTGTATCTGTGGCTTGTAATGACTGGCGTAACTCAAGCTTAACCGCAG ATGTTCCATTCTTTTTTATCAGTATTGCTTCCAATTCCCATGCTACTGTCAGGCATCTAAAGGATTGGGAAGCCTGCCAGGCTGATAATCAAAAG GTGCTATTTGGTTTTTATGACCCATGTCATGAAAAAGATCCTGGTTGGCCTCTTCGCAACTTCCTAGCACTGATTTCTTCAAGATGGAATCTGAAGAGTGTCCACTTTTTATGCTACAGAGAGAGTCGTGGTTTTATGGATATGGAGTCTTCCCTTGTCATTGAAGCCTTAATAACAGCTCCACAAG GATTGAATGATCGTCAACTTGTACCTAATGCAGTTGgatgggaaaaaaacaaaaataaatacgtATCCAGATGTATTAACCTTGCTACATCCATGGACCCAACTAG GTTGGCCGTATCTGCTGcagatttgaatttaaaactaATGAGATGGCGTGCCTTGCCATCCCTTAACTTAGATGAGTTATCTTCTGTGAAGTGTCTTCTCATAGGAGCGGGCACGCTTGGATGCCAGGTTGCTCGCATGCTTATG GCTTGGGGTGTCCGAAAAATTACACTACTTGACAATGGAAGAGTGGCTATGTCTAATCCATTGAGGCAGTCCCTGTACACATTGGATGACTGCCTCGATGGAGGTGATTTTAAAGCCTTGGCAGCCGCTAAAAGCTTGAAGCGTATTTTTCCAGCTGtg gAAGCAAAGGGTGAAGTGATGGCTATACCAATGCCTGGTCATCCAGTGACTAACCAAGAAGAGAAGAGTGTGGTTGATGATTGTAGCCGTCTGTATGATCTGGTTGATTCCCATGATGCAGTTTTTTTGTTGACTGATACAAGAGAGAGCCGATGGCTCCCAACCCTTCTATGTGCAAGTGCTAACAAG ATTACTATAACTGCAGCTCTTGGGTTTGATAGCTTCTTGGTAATGCGGCATGGCCCTGGTCCTTTTAGCTCTGCTCATGCTAACACTTCATCTGTTGATATGGAAAACCTTGCTCAAACTGACAAAGGAGGGAAGAGACTGGGCTGTTACTTCTGCAATGATGTGGTTGCACCTACAGAT TCAACTGCCAATCGAACTTTAGACCAACAGTGCACTGTTACACGTCCAGGGCTTGCTCCTATTGCTTCATCTCTTGCTGTAGAGCTTTTTGTCAGCATCTTGCATCATCCTAATGG GATGTTTGCTGAAGGTGATATCACAAACTCCACTAGTAGCAGTGGTGGCAGTGAGCCACCTCTTGGTATATTGCCCCACCAGATTCGGggttctctctttcatttttcgCAAATGACCCTTGTAGGCCACTCCTCTAATAGTTGCACTGCTTGTTGCAGCACT GTTGTATCAGAATATCGGAAAAAAGGAATCGAATTCCTGCTTCAAGCAATTAATCATCCTACTTATTTGGAGGATCTCACCGGACTCACAGAATTGAAGGAGTCGGCTAACTCGTTTAAATTGGACTGGGATGATGAGACAGATGACTTTGATGAAGATGATTGTGTTGAAATATAA